From a single Thalassophryne amazonica chromosome 7, fThaAma1.1, whole genome shotgun sequence genomic region:
- the LOC117514328 gene encoding LOW QUALITY PROTEIN: uncharacterized protein LOC117514328 (The sequence of the model RefSeq protein was modified relative to this genomic sequence to represent the inferred CDS: inserted 1 base in 1 codon; deleted 2 bases in 1 codon), protein MGSSHDQDNLSISFFSKDEYFPQALDYPPHAQSPPSPPLSCNPFLVTSHSPIPPCSPDEGYPSALESPSPDYLGVKGDMEDLDPEGTKLDLLDFLESVGEFGKMERFSQVIQVAHWDLEGEQHWDVLRDRLDHLDRLEKVNREVKLAYIARLHEKGLDLGDLEEQDLSDLMDEMGNIDIPWKLSKARGESIGDSGEFSDAGVDLTAPSDCDDPFMPDSLTPSPMEPPPRPPKPPVRHASVTSDLHTYINISRETTSMAVSTCPTPTLSTFSPNSSSPTFTTFRCEKPLPPSPPSVPPLPVSKPVPYLTLYTTPSPPPSIPTPTPLIPPPRRRHLARKEAQRLAALQAEQEKTPLSLPPPTTRPPPLPPPPVISVSSCSSSPPAIPPPPALAPPASFHALDVEIRKLLMLAGLTQAELLKLSPELGVCVGGLEDEGYVDNVSPARSVQPHRFRQSTDREEMECQSEVMTKDGWNRSKLDGERRLLGEAEVCNKKDDMKDPQRTTSFTEMARRRKRNSGLTSDPYYTTSLSSAHESTVKNMSFGAFQYASNVPDSPPPPPPPRPLPPVPSSATPLKVSTLPANSAQPERFDWLIAFTPDCEPPLQPPSLEMRKPHVETQKNSSSGLGPKVTTFKELRFRNKNVSPSTKVITEPDPDPTVITPDPDILYNLKWRREKVGSDGNQWEYTSQAQAFFMQPPPALTSMAALKEMLQRADKEGGYPELCPSQKIGCSVSDSSLWTVGKECEGAEVQRVEKEGKXEEEVRGRADGGWTFELRTTTVRSISFAGSVQSGEPSCIGDDVKQSMRDAGLSSLSGQCRQCGVAAVLAHLGSSRTVVQKSLSGDSSINPALGRVVLQCLCPALHNLLSDGRKPHQSDLIAGRRPNSTWGLVQASTRPGPKTQALFTLQVRVGELPQLKQSNHRFNAFLLGLLNIKHLDFWLSHLQSCGDVLETHYHPSSFMRLSRTTCQPLFDELLLLLQPLSLLTFNLDLLFQHHHLAPDSHSPEIPSPPVQDAGSQQPTRTSLSKSRGTSYLESLSEVDFGSPEHKTALNSAKSSPSANPVHGIQSPVSNDAPIKASVTLEQTSPQLLWVQEKEIGKLPPPVVEEDSLAQQAGQVIQQGWGAMIRWGGKLSQNLVELGRAAVQNQKEETKMDPQDQAGSGSTSISSNNQVPWGLERLFGASKSPNSPTGQTPPSRRPSQWLAPGVTALTRMVSSSSTLMMSAPEPQDKPEPESDREAETLDLNTKPKPLRSVRMLCDYSGTGSALSFCKGEELVVLSGVDQDWIRCRQGNREGLVPIEYTSLII, encoded by the exons ATGGGTTCTTCCCATGACCAGGATAATCTATCCATCTCTTTCTTCTCCAAAGATGAATATTTTCCACAAGCACTTGATTATCCACCCCATGCACAGTCACCCCCATCCCCACCCCTTAGTTGTAATCCCTTCTTGGTAACATCACATTCCCCCATTCCTCCTTGCTCCCCAGATGAGGGCTACCCCTCAGCCCTGGAATCCCCATCTCCAGATTACTTAGGAGTCAAAGGTGACATGGAAGATTTAGATCCAGAGGGTACCAAGCTGGACTTACTTGACTTCTTAGAATCTGTTGGGGAGTTTGGAAAAATGGAGCGCTTCAGCCAGGTGATTCAAGTAGCTCATTGGGATCTGGAGGGAGAGcaacactgggatgttctgaggGATCGGTTGGATCACCTAGATCGCTTGGAGAAAGTGAACAGGGAAGTAAAGCTAGCCTACATTGCAAGACTCCATGAGAAGGGGTTAGATCTTGGAGATCTGGAAGAGCAGGACCTCTCAGACCTCATGGATGAAATGGGCAACATTGACATTCCCTGGAAGCTGAGTAAAGCCCGTGGAGAAAGTATAGGGGACTCTGGGGAGTTTTCTGATGCTGGGGTGGACCTCACTGCTCCATCAGATTGTGATGATCCTTTTATGCCAGATTCTCTCACTCCTTCCCCGATGGAGCCACCCCCTAGACCACCCAAGCCTCCAGTGCGTCATGCTAGCGTGACTTCTGATCTCCACACGTACATCAATATCAGCAGGGAGACCACCTCAATGGCTGTCTCTACCTGTCCTACACCCACACTTTCTACCTTCTCACCTAACTCGTCATCCCCAACCTTCACTACTTTTAGATGTGAGAAGCCTCTACCTCCATCTCCCCCATCCGTTCCTCCTCTCCCCGTTTCTAAGCCTGTCCCTTATCTCACTCTCTATACTACTCCTTCTCCACCTCCATCGATCCCAACCCCAACTCCTCTCATCCCTCCCCCTCGGAGGCGGCATCTTGCCAGGAAGGAAGCGCAAAGGCTGGCAGCTCTTCAGGCTGAACAGGAAAAGACCCCCTTGTCTCTCCCACCACCTACAACACGCCCACCACCCCTTCCTCCTCCACCAGTTATTTCAGTATCATCATGCTCCtcatctccccctgccatcccaccACCGCCTGCACTGGCTCCTCCTGCCTCCTTCCATGCCCTGGATGTAGAGATTCGGAAATTATTGATGCTTGCTGGATTGACtcaagctgagctcctcaaactCAGTCCAGAGCTTGGGGTCTGTGTTGGGGGTTTAGAAGACGAGGGCTACGTGGATAATGTTAGCCCAGCCAGATCTGTGCAGCCACACAGGTTCAGGCAAAGTACTGACAGAGAGGAGATGGAATGTCAGTCAGAGGTCATGACCAAAGATGGATGGAACAGAAGTAAACTGGATGGAGAACGAAGACTG CTCGGAGAAGCTGAAGTATGCAATAAGAAAGATGACATGAAAGACCCACAAAGAACCACCTCTTTTACTGAAATGGCCAGGAGAAGGAAGAGGAACAGTGGTCTGACTTCTGACCCTTACTATACCACGAGTCTCAGCAGTGCACATGAAAGTACGGTGAAGAATATGAGCTTTGGTGCATTTCAATATGCCAGCAATGTGCCAGACTCTCCTCCCCCTCCACCACCTCCACGTCCCTTACCCCCAGTTCCCTCTTCAGCAACACCCCTCAAAGTCAGCACGCTACCTGCCAACTCTGCACAGCCTGAGCGATTTGATTGGCTCATTGCATTCACGCCTGACTGTGAGCCGCCCCTGCAACCTCCATCCCTGGAAATGAGAAAACCTCACGTGGAAACCCAAAAGAATTCATCTTCAGGATTAGGTCCAAAGGTTACCACATTCAAAGAGCTGCGTTTTCGCAACAAAAATGTCTCCCCTTCAACTAAAGTGATCACCGAACCAGATCCTGATCCCACGGTCATTACTCCAGACCCAGATATACTGTACAACTTGAAGTGGAGAAGAGAGAAGGTAGGCAGTGACGGCAACCAATGGGAATACACCTCTCAGGCTCAGGCCTTCTTCATGCAGCCGCCGCCAGCTCTCACCTCAATGGCTGCTTTGAAGGAAATGCTCCAGAGAGCAGACAAGGAGGGTGGATACCCAGAGCTGTGCCCATCACAGAAGATCGGCTGCTCAGTGAGTGACAGCAGCCTGTGGACCGTAGGCAAAGAGTGTGAAGGGGCAGAGGTTCAGCGGGTGGAGAAAgaaggga aagaagaagaggtgagAGGACGAGCTGATGGAGGCTGGACATTTGAATTAAGAACTACAA CTGTTCGCAGCATCTCGTTTGCTGGCTCAGTGCAGAGCGGAGAGCCGTCTTGCATAGGAGATGATGTGAAGCAGTCAATGAGAGATGCTGGACTGTCCTCTCT CTCTGGTCAGTGCCGTCAGTGTGGCGTGGCAGCCGTCCTGGCCCATTTAGGTTCTTCTCGGACCGTAGTTCAGAAG TCCTTATCAGGAGACAGCAGCATAAATCCAGCTCTGGGCCGTGTGGTGCTGCAGTGCCTCTGCCCCGCCCTGCACAACTTGCTGTCTGATGGACGTAAACCTCACCAGAGTGATCTGATTGCCGGCAGGAGGCCAAATTCAACCTGGGGTCTCGTGCAGGCATCAACCCGGCCAG GTCCCAAAACTCAGGCCTTGTTTACCCTACAAGTTAGAGTTGGTGAGCTTCCTCAGCTCAAACAGAGTAATCACAGGTTCAACGCCTTCCTCCTCGGCCTACTCAA TATCAAACATCTTGATTTCTGGCTGTCCCACCTTCAGTCTTGCGGTG ATGTTTTGGAGACGCATTACCATCCCTCCTCCTTTATGCGCTTGTCACGGACCACCTGCCAGCCTCTTTTCGATGAGCTGCTCCTCTTGTTGCAGCCTCTCAGCCTGCTGACCTTTAACCTTGACTTGCTCTTCCAACACCATCATTTAGCACCAGACAGCCACAGCCCAGAGATCCCCAGTCCACCCGTTCAGGATGCAGGATCTCAGCAGCCAACCAGGACATCCCTTTCCAAGAGTCGTGGTACCAGCTATCTTGAAAGCCTTTCAGAAGTAGATTTTGGAAGCCCAGAACATAAAACAGCTTTGAATAGTGCAAAATCTTCACCTTCAGCAAATCCAGTGCATGGAATACAGTCACCAGTTAGCAATGATGCACCCATAAAGGCCTCAGTGACTCTTGAGCAGACAAGTCCACAGCTGTTGTGGGTGCAGGAAAAGGAAATTGGAAAGTTGCCGCCTCCTGTTGTTGAAGAGGACAGCTTGGCTCAGCAGGCAGGACAG GTGATCCAGCAGGGATGGGGTGCTATGATACGCTGGGGAGGTAAACTGAGCCAGAACCTGGTTGAGTTGGGTCGTGCAGCAGTGCAGAACCAGAAAGAGGAAACAAAGATGGATCCACAGGACCAGGCAGGGAGCGGCTCCACTTCCATCAGCAGTAATAATCAGGTCCCCTGGGGTCTGGAGAGGCTGTTTGGAGCGTCTAAAAGTCCCAACAGCCCTACTGGTCAAACACCACCATCCAG